In the genome of Thermococcus sp., the window GGGATTTGAACCCCGGTCCGCGGGTTTCTCCGGGTCAGAGCTCCAAAGGCTCATCCCCGCTCAGCAAACCCGCAAGTCCTCATACCTCTGGAGCCCGCGATGATGGACCAGGCTACACCACGCCCCCGTCCGGGTTTAGCTTAGCCCAATCATATTTATAAATTTTGCCCCACACGGAAGTTTTATTAACATTAACTCACAAAAATAATACCGGTGGTTCCCATGGAGGAGCCCGTCGTTATTGGAAAGGATAAGTTCAAGATTGGGGAAGACGAGACCGCAAAGAGGGAGCTTCGCGTTATCAAAGTCCATGACGACGTCATCCAGCTCCAAGAGGAGGTTCACGGAATAATAGCCCTCGTCGGTGCAAGCTCAAGCGTGAACGTCAAGAAAGAAGAACTCAAGAACCTCATAAAGGTCGTGAAGGAACAGTTCGGATGGGAGGATATCTGCGACTAAGGAATCTCCTCCCACGCAGGGACAAAAGGGCTTTTTTTACCGCTTCTTTGTGTATCATCACAGGTGATATTAACGCTTTATAAGCATGGAGGTCGTTAAAGTCACCGGTGGTAGCCATGCTGGTTGGGAAGAAAATCACCCTCAGCGTTATCAAGGCTGATGTTGGTGGATGGCCCGGGCACTCCAGGGTTCACCCCCAGCTCATAGAAACCGCAGAGGAAATCCTGAGCAAAGCCAGGGAAGAGGGGACAATAATAGACTTCTATGTCACAGGATGCGGCGACGACCTTCAGCTGATAATGACCCACACAAAGGGGACCGACAGCCCTGAGATACACGGACTCGCATGGGAGGCCTTCAAGGAGGCAACGAAAGTCGCCAAGGAGCTCGGCCTCTACGGGGCTGGCCAGGATCTGCTCAAAGACGCCTTCAGCGGTAACGTCCGCGGTCTCGGGCCCGGAGTTGCGGAGATGGAGTTCACCCTCAGGAAGAGCGAGCCAGTGGTTACCTTCCACATGGACAAGACGGAACCCGGTGCCTTCAACCTGCCAATATTCAGGATGTTCGCAGACCCCTTCAACACGGCCGGTCTCGTTATAGACCCCAAGATGCACGTGGGCTTCCGCTTTGAGGTCTGGGACATTCTAAAGCACAAGCGCGTCATTCTCAACACGCCCGAGGAGCTCTACGACCTGCTGGCACTCATTGGAGCAAAAAGCAGGTACGTCATCAAGCGCGTTTACCCGAAGGAGGGCCACCCGCTCCCGACGGACGAACCAGTGGCTGTTGTAAGCACAGAGAAGCTCTACGAAGTTGCTGGCGAATACGTTGGAAAAGACGATCCAGTGGCGATAGTCAGGGCCCAGAGCGGGCTTCCGGCCCTTGGGGAAGTTCTTGAGCCCTTCGCCTTCCCGCACCTCGTCAGCGGCTGGATGAGGGGTTCACACAACGGCCCGATAATGCCCGTTTCAATGTGCGACGCCAATCCCACCCGCTTCGACGGCCCGCCGAGGGTGGTAGCGCTTGGCTGGCAGATAAGCCCGAAGGGAGAGCTCGTCGGTCCGGTTGACCTCTTCGACGATCCGGCATTCGACTACGCGAGGCAGAAGGCACTTGAGATAACCGAGTACATGCGCAGGCACGGGCCCTTCGAACCGCACCGCCTACCTCTGGAGGAGATGGAGTACACGACCCTTCCGGGGGTTCTCAAGAGGCTTGAAGACCGCTTCGAGGATATTGAGTGACCCCCTTCTCCCATTTTTGAAAGGCAACTGATTTATATCATCAAGCTAAACTTTTACGGTGGAATCCAATCGGAAGCCTTAAATATCGTTCAGCAGAGAGCTAACACCCGGAGTGATACACGGGGGTGCTAATATGAGGTTCACGGTGCTTCATCTCAAGCTTGATGAGGGAAATGTTGAGGGCGAGGAAATCGAGAAGAAAGACGTTTACGGCATCATAGACTACGGAATTGAGCTCCATGAAGAGCTTGGAACCCATGGCATAGACCCATACGACCCGAGAAACATCGTGGTAATGGGTATGGGACCCTTCTCAGGTTCAATCCTACCTGGAGCGCACCGGCTCATGTTCTTCTTCCGCTCACCCCTCTACGGAACGCTCTTCCCCTCTGCCATGGGTGGAGCGGCTTACGCCTTTAAGAACGTCGGAGTTGACTTTGTGACCTTTGAGGGGAAAGCCGAGAAGCCAGTCGTTGTGCTCCTCTACAACGACGGCGAGAACGTGAATGTCGAGCTCCATGAGATAGAGCTTGAGAAAATCATTGAGATCTGGAGGGACTACAAGGGCGAGGAAGGCGTCTATGCACTCACCCAGTACCTCATAGATACCTTCGGTGAGCGCTTCGACTTTGAGTACCGCATAGCGGTCGTCGGGCCTGCTGCACTCAACAGCAATTATGGCGCCATATTCTCCCAGACACTCAGGAAGGGCAAGCGCGTTGTGGGTAGCGAGGACTGGGCCGCTAGAGGCGGCTCTGGAAGTGTTCTCCTCAGGGCCCACAACGTCGTCGGAATAATTTTCGGCGGAAAGCCGAGGAAGAGGGCCTTCCCGGGGGAGGACATCTCATCCTTCAGAACGGCGAAGGAGATAGTTGAGGGCGTCCACAAAAAGCCCTACAACGACATCATAGCGGAGAAGACCGTCAAGTACAAGTACAATCCAAAGCTGAAAACCGGTGGAACCTTTGGAGGGAACTACCCAGCTGAGGGCGACTTCGTGCCAATCCTCAACTGGCAGATGCCATACATCCCGAAGGAGGAGCGCATAAAGATACACGAGGCCATAATGAAGTACTACTGGGAACCCTTCAACAAGGAGGCTATAGAGCCGAAGAACTGGACGAACTGCGGCGAGCCGTGCCCGGTTGTATGTAAGAAGTACGCCAACGGTCACCACATCGAGTACGAGCCAAGGGAGGCCAACGGCCCTCTCAGTGGCGTCATAACACTCCGCGCGAGTGACATAAGCGTTCCTGCGGTGGATGCGATGGGCTTTGACGCAATAGAGTTCGGTGGCACAGCTGCGTGGGTTCTTGAGCTCGTCCACCGCGGACTTCTCAAGCCTGAGGAGGTCGGGCTGAGCGATAGGCCGGACTTCACGAAGGATGCTTTGCTTGAGAGGCC includes:
- the fbp gene encoding fructose-1,6-bisphosphate aldolase/phosphatase — protein: MLVGKKITLSVIKADVGGWPGHSRVHPQLIETAEEILSKAREEGTIIDFYVTGCGDDLQLIMTHTKGTDSPEIHGLAWEAFKEATKVAKELGLYGAGQDLLKDAFSGNVRGLGPGVAEMEFTLRKSEPVVTFHMDKTEPGAFNLPIFRMFADPFNTAGLVIDPKMHVGFRFEVWDILKHKRVILNTPEELYDLLALIGAKSRYVIKRVYPKEGHPLPTDEPVAVVSTEKLYEVAGEYVGKDDPVAIVRAQSGLPALGEVLEPFAFPHLVSGWMRGSHNGPIMPVSMCDANPTRFDGPPRVVALGWQISPKGELVGPVDLFDDPAFDYARQKALEITEYMRRHGPFEPHRLPLEEMEYTTLPGVLKRLEDRFEDIE
- the gor gene encoding glyceraldehyde-3-phosphate:ferredoxin oxidoreductase — its product is MRFTVLHLKLDEGNVEGEEIEKKDVYGIIDYGIELHEELGTHGIDPYDPRNIVVMGMGPFSGSILPGAHRLMFFFRSPLYGTLFPSAMGGAAYAFKNVGVDFVTFEGKAEKPVVVLLYNDGENVNVELHEIELEKIIEIWRDYKGEEGVYALTQYLIDTFGERFDFEYRIAVVGPAALNSNYGAIFSQTLRKGKRVVGSEDWAARGGSGSVLLRAHNVVGIIFGGKPRKRAFPGEDISSFRTAKEIVEGVHKKPYNDIIAEKTVKYKYNPKLKTGGTFGGNYPAEGDFVPILNWQMPYIPKEERIKIHEAIMKYYWEPFNKEAIEPKNWTNCGEPCPVVCKKYANGHHIEYEPREANGPLSGVITLRASDISVPAVDAMGFDAIEFGGTAAWVLELVHRGLLKPEEVGLSDRPDFTKDALLERPVEASEKNAKLVAELAHRVAFAENEIAKILGLGKRKASVILDEKFKDRLSYGESFKDYAVFTPLGEDGEMTPTMYWAIGNYIPLPIQGRYWTFYQFGVFLEPEELASKIIASALWEFWYDNVGWCRFHRGWMKPVLKALFMEAYGENVDMEEHARKQIKRLIEFARKAGYTPVFWDSMRVIDLVARGSEEFGNVRWAEKFKLDKVGTAKEYLEKVLDAYSEELRVEWRL